A portion of the Mesoplasma entomophilum genome contains these proteins:
- a CDS encoding folate family ECF transporter S component — protein sequence MLFWITNLIAGVLILLMFFIGIGIDKIYAKKFSVKNITLLGLIVALSIILTNVVGYSMVFGFRIMIGNFMIFFAGMIFGPLGGIVAGFCSDLVGSMINISGTFHLGFMFAKIFIGFCGSLVFLFKKNNWWFIKMVFFLILSLAITSFLITPICLVASGYTSLAAINFVKKIIILPIELMIFIPSIYACLKITNILLKSEISQPSRPWFLKSGELNFILKKIVRL from the coding sequence ATGCTATTTTGAATAACAAACTTAATAGCAGGCGTACTAATCCTCTTAATGTTTTTTATTGGAATTGGAATAGATAAAATTTATGCTAAAAAATTCTCAGTAAAAAATATTACATTATTAGGTTTGATTGTTGCATTAAGTATTATTCTTACAAATGTTGTAGGTTATTCTATGGTATTTGGTTTTAGAATTATGATAGGTAATTTTATGATATTTTTCGCAGGAATGATATTTGGTCCCCTTGGAGGAATTGTTGCTGGTTTTTGTTCAGACTTGGTTGGATCAATGATAAATATAAGTGGAACATTTCACTTAGGATTTATGTTTGCCAAAATTTTTATTGGATTTTGTGGGTCATTGGTATTTTTGTTTAAAAAGAATAATTGATGATTTATTAAAATGGTATTCTTTTTAATTTTAAGTTTAGCAATAACAAGTTTTTTAATTACTCCAATTTGTTTAGTTGCAAGTGGTTACACTAGTTTAGCAGCAATAAACTTTGTAAAAAAGATAATTATTCTTCCTATAGAATTAATGATATTTATTCCTAGCATTTATGCATGCCTAAAAATAACTAACATTTTGCTAAAAAGCGAAATTAGTCAACCTTCAAGACCTTGGTTTTTGAAAAGCGGTGAACTTAATTTTATATTGAAAAAAATAGTTAGATTATAA
- the hprK gene encoding HPr(Ser) kinase/phosphatase, whose protein sequence is MSKLTIKELVNKFDFEIISGANNINNEITVYGLNRAGLELTGYFNEQEDKKHKRAILMSSKENNYMTQFSDQEAFEKYTNLLKMGSPVIIITQKFTDERLNKIASELDFPLLRINYPSTSELTQKILDIYDLYFAPTIEVHSTLMNIFGKGVLIFGQSGIGKSEVSLELMKKNHLFVGDDRIVISNRNSELFGKSHALLQNLIEVRGIGIIDISKVQGQQLIMPETKIHMGIELFKFQEGGIDNTDRLGNEWTQKDFLGLKIPYLRVPVSAGRNLANIIEAAVGQLKVNESTDAQDIIELLAKRNSELTE, encoded by the coding sequence ATGAGCAAATTAACTATTAAAGAACTAGTAAATAAATTTGATTTTGAAATTATTTCAGGGGCAAATAATATAAATAATGAAATTACAGTTTATGGTCTTAACCGTGCCGGCTTAGAATTAACAGGATATTTTAATGAACAAGAGGACAAAAAACATAAACGTGCTATTTTAATGTCTTCAAAGGAAAATAATTATATGACACAATTTTCTGATCAGGAAGCTTTTGAAAAGTATACTAATTTATTAAAAATGGGTTCACCTGTAATTATCATTACACAAAAATTTACGGATGAAAGATTAAATAAAATTGCTAGTGAATTAGATTTTCCCTTGTTAAGAATAAACTATCCATCAACTAGTGAATTAACTCAAAAAATATTAGATATTTACGATTTGTATTTTGCTCCAACAATTGAAGTTCACTCAACACTAATGAATATATTTGGGAAAGGTGTATTAATTTTTGGACAATCAGGGATTGGTAAATCTGAAGTTTCATTGGAATTAATGAAGAAAAACCACCTGTTTGTTGGGGATGACAGAATTGTTATTTCAAATAGAAATAGTGAATTATTTGGTAAATCACATGCACTTTTACAAAACTTAATTGAAGTTAGAGGAATTGGTATTATTGATATTTCTAAAGTTCAAGGTCAGCAATTAATAATGCCGGAAACGAAAATACATATGGGAATTGAATTATTTAAATTCCAAGAAGGTGGAATTGATAATACTGACAGGCTAGGTAATGAATGAACACAAAAAGATTTCTTAGGATTAAAAATACCATACTTAAGAGTTCCAGTTAGTGCTGGACGTAACCTAGCAAATATTATTGAAGCAGCAGTTGGTCAACTAAAAGTTAACGAAAGTACTGATGCTCAAGATATTATTGAATTATTAGCAAAGAGAAATAGTGAATTAACAGAATAG
- a CDS encoding bifunctional folylpolyglutamate synthase/dihydrofolate synthase has translation MISVDNFLIPIQQRFQNEYNLDKVLKKLNNIEKNIPVINVVGTNGKGSTSFFLSNGLKTKYKKVGLFISPAFLYHNERIQINNEPISDDDLKKYVLKAEKFIKECKLTFFETWTLIAIMYFNDNKVDIAVIEAGIGGLKDSTNLFSNQLLTLLTSVSYDHTEILGETIEEIIYQKINIAKPRTTLIVSEDNYKYKKIIESKLNKDITVLYSNKLEEETIIYQKANKGLAKKALEFLGINNFNCLDLKPMIGRFTQVNYHNRKIIIDGAHNLDGINSLISSIENKNEWTVLYGSIEGKEHKKILDSLDANFKSVNITNFDFHKSWEIDDIDHINKIKDWKQFIEESENNLLICGSLYFIPQVYDYLTSK, from the coding sequence ATGATTTCAGTAGATAATTTTTTAATACCAATTCAACAGAGATTTCAAAATGAATATAACTTGGATAAAGTTTTAAAAAAATTAAATAATATTGAAAAAAACATACCAGTTATTAATGTAGTTGGTACAAATGGAAAAGGAAGTACTTCTTTTTTCTTATCTAACGGGTTAAAAACAAAGTATAAGAAGGTTGGTTTATTCATTTCACCGGCTTTCTTATATCATAATGAAAGAATTCAAATTAATAATGAGCCAATAAGCGATGATGACTTAAAAAAATATGTTTTAAAAGCTGAAAAGTTCATTAAAGAATGTAAACTTACATTTTTTGAAACATGAACTCTCATAGCAATTATGTATTTTAATGACAACAAAGTTGATATTGCAGTGATTGAAGCTGGAATTGGTGGTCTTAAAGATTCAACTAACTTATTTTCAAATCAGCTATTAACTTTATTAACCTCAGTTTCTTATGATCACACAGAAATATTAGGAGAAACAATTGAAGAAATAATTTATCAAAAAATTAATATTGCTAAACCAAGAACAACTTTAATAGTTAGTGAAGATAATTATAAATATAAAAAAATAATTGAAAGTAAATTAAATAAAGATATCACTGTTTTATACTCAAACAAATTAGAAGAGGAAACAATAATATATCAAAAGGCTAACAAAGGTTTAGCAAAAAAAGCTTTAGAATTTTTAGGAATTAATAATTTTAACTGTTTAGATTTAAAACCAATGATTGGAAGATTTACTCAAGTAAACTATCATAATAGAAAAATAATAATTGATGGAGCTCATAATTTAGACGGCATCAATTCTTTGATCAGTAGTATTGAAAATAAAAATGAGTGAACTGTTTTATATGGATCAATTGAAGGAAAAGAACATAAAAAAATATTAGATTCCTTAGATGCTAACTTTAAAAGTGTTAATATTACAAATTTTGATTTTCACAAATCATGAGAAATAGATGACATTGATCATATAAATAAAATTAAAGACTGAAAACAGTTTATTGAAGAATCAGAAAATAATTTATTAATTTGTGGAAGTTTGTATTTTATTCCACAGGTTTATGATTATTTAACTAGTAAATAA